TGAGGTGGCGGGCCGCACTTCGGGGTAAGAACACGCTCGCACGTTCCGCAAGACGCGCGATTGTCGTCATCGGGCTGGCTGTTTGTGGTCTCGGCCTGCCGGCCTCCGCAACACGCCAACCCTCGCGCCCCGGTGTTCTGGTCGTTCTGGCCAACTATCTAACCCTGGAAGACCTCCTCTGGGACACGACTTTCAGCGAGTCCCTGGCACGGGCTTCGCTGGGGCTGATCTGTCCGGCAACGGCCAGAGGCCGCTCGCCGGAGGCGCTCCACGCATCCTGCGCCGCGGGAGCTCCCTGCGGAGGAACTGCGGCGTACACCCTTGCATTGAATGCCGAGGAACCCTTCGAGGGAGGAACGGCCGCGGAAGCCTACGCCCGCCGGACAGGACAGCCATGGGTGGAACAGGGGATCGTCCACTGTGGCATGGCGGCCGTGGCGGCCGTTCACCGGAAGATGGTTGCTCCGCCTGATCCCTGGGCTCTTGGCGACGCACTTCGCAAGGCTGGCATACCCCGGTATGCCTTCGGTAATGCCGATTCTGAACAGCACCAGGTGCGATTCGCGGCAGCAATGCTGACAGACGCCTTCGGACTGGTTCCGTTCGGCGATGTGGGGTCAGGCGCAACCTTCCCCGATCCCGCTGCAGCCGCGGGCCGGACGGTCGCATTCGAGCGGCTCACGATCCCGGTCCTCAAGGCGCTTGATGAAGGGGGTGTTGTTGTCCTCGAAGCAGGAGACCTCGAGCGTATCGAGCGCGAGCGCGGCGTAATGACCGACCGCGCCTACAGCAGGGCCCGCAAGGCAGCAATCGCAAAACTGTCCCGCTGGTTGGCGGGCATCCGGGCTGCGGACCCACGCGCCCCAATATTCCTGCTTTCCATCATTGCGCCGGCTGCAGAAGATGGCGTCAGGGACTCGCCCGGCCTGGCGGTTCTCTGGCCTTCGGACGAACGCCCTGCCCTCTTGCAGAGCAACACCACGCGAACCAGAGGACTTATAACAACTCTGGATGTCGGGCCGTCCATCCTGGAGCTGGCGCAAGCATCGAAGCCGGATTCCATGCGCGGCTTTGCCGCCACGCGGAGCCTGGAAGCGAGGCCGCAGGTCGTGCTGCAGAGATGGCTGGAAACAATTCATTTGAACGAGCGCTATCAGGTCCCGCTGCTGATCGGAGTCGGGTCGTTTGCGGCCGCGGCAGCCGCTCTGAGCGTGATCTTTCTTGCTTCCAGGCGTAAGACTTCCGTGGCAGGCCGGCTAGCGGTGGGTGCGCTGGCTGTCGCTGCCTGGATCCCCCCTGCCCTTCTGGTGCCGCTGGACCGGCCGGCCTACTTTTACCTGATCCCTCCGCTGTTACTCGGCGGGTTCGTCCTCGCCGAACGCTGCAAGAAGAACGGCAGATTCATCCCTCTGGAACTTCCCTCAGGGCTGCTACTGGCCGCAGTCGCCCTGAGCGCAGTGGGACTGACGGATCTGGTAAAGCGCTCAGTCCTCAGCGGGTGGCAGATGAGCGGGCTCCGTTATTACGGAATCGGGAACGAGTTTCTGGGCTGCGCTCTTGGGGCGGCCGTGGTCATTCCGCTCTGGCGGCTTGCCGGTGCGAAGGACCCCGATCGCCATAAAACGCCTCTTGCGATATGGTTTACCGTCTGGGCGCTCATCATCGGTCTTCCGTTTCTGGGTGCCAACTCCGGCGGCGTGATCGCCGCAGTCGCAACGTTTGGACTCGCGTTTCGCGCCCTGACGGGGCGATCCGTGAGGCTCCGCGATGCACTGGCGTCCACGGTGGCCGGTTTCTTTCTGGCATTCGCCTTGGCCGTCGCAGATGCCCTGATGTTCCGCGAGGCCCCTAGTCATATGGGGCAGGCGATCCGCTATCTGGCCAGTGGCGATTCGGCGCAGATCCTGGCCCTGGTCCACCGCAAGCTCGCGATGAACCTCACTCTCTGGGTGCGCCCGGAGGCACGAACGGCGCTTGCTCTTTTCGGGCTGGTGGTTGTCCTCCTGACTCTGAACAGGGAAAAGATCACGTCCAGCATCCGGGTCCCGGGACGGCTGGGGCAGGGCATTCTTGCTCTTGCCTACGGAGGTATGGTGGCTGCCCTCGTAAACGACTCGGGGGCGGTCACGCTGGCATTTATGGCCTGCTACGCACTGGGATGGTGGCTCTGGGACGCGGTGACCACCCGGACAGGCGGCCTTCCTGTCATGAGGGTCTCAGATGCGCGTACTGGCCGTTGACCTCGGCTCGGTGCGCACAGGGCTTGCGGTCAGCGATGAGCTCGGTATCCTGGCATCTCCCCTGCCCCCTCTTCGCCGGACGGAGAGCATCCGGAAAGACGCACGCGCCATAGCCGAGACCGCAGAGCGCCTGAAGGCGCAAAAGATAGTCGTGGGACTGCCCGTCGGGCTTGACGGGACCGAGGGCCCAGCGGCTACAATGGCACGGGAGATGGCGGAGCGCATCAGCAGGTATACTCGCATTCCGGTTGTCCTGCACGACGAGCGGTGGACAACGGTGGAGGCCGCTGAACGCCTGCGGGAAGCCGGCTTGGACTCGCGGCGAGCCCGGCAGATCGTGGACAGCCAGGCCGCCGCGGTTTTGCTGGAATCCTATCTGGAGACGGCCCGCCAGATGGGGATGGAGGATACCAGTGCTCCGTAGACATTCCCGCCCAGAGAGGTTGCTTGCATCGGTCCTTGAAGTCCTGAGAGGATCTTGGCGCTATCTGGCTTCGCTGGCAGCCTTTCTGGCCGTTTCGGCAATCCTGCTCTACACGGCGTCACTTCCACCCACGGGGGGAACCGAGGAGGTGATTGTACGCATTCCTCAGGACGCCACAGACCGCCAGGTGGCCAGCATCCTCCACCAGCATAGACTCATCCGCAGCCGCACCGCCTTTGGCATCATCCGCCACATCGGCTATGAGGGACGGCCTTTCATTCCCGGAGTCTACAGGATACGTCGGGACGCCCGCCTTTTCAGCATACTGGACCGTCTTGTCAACGGCGATATCGCAACCCAGAAGGTGACCATCCCAGAAGGATTCACCATCCGCCAGATCGCTCGACGGCTGGACGAACTGCAGGTAACAGACGGTGCAGCTTTCCTGGAACTGGCTTCGTCAGGCGCATCGCGGTTCGGCATCGAGACACCTACCGGGAGCCTGGAGGGCTACCTGTTCCCGGACACTTACTTTCTTCCTTTCGACACCTCACCAGAGCAGGTCATCCGCCGGATGCTGGACAACCTGGAGCGGCGCGTTGTGCGTCCCTACAGCACGGAGATCCGCAGGAGCGGGCGCACGCTCCACGAAGTGCTCACCATCGCAAGCCTCGTCGAGCGCGAGGCCAGACTTCCGCAGGACCGGCCACTCATCGCAAGTGTCATCGAGAATCGGATCCGCTTGGGGATGCCTCTTCAGATTGACGCCACCATCCTGTATGCGCAGGGACAGCACAAATCGCGTGTCCTTTACAGAGATCTGGACG
The sequence above is drawn from the Armatimonadota bacterium genome and encodes:
- a CDS encoding putative pre-16S rRNA nuclease; its protein translation is MRVLAVDLGSVRTGLAVSDELGILASPLPPLRRTESIRKDARAIAETAERLKAQKIVVGLPVGLDGTEGPAATMAREMAERISRYTRIPVVLHDERWTTVEAAERLREAGLDSRRARQIVDSQAAAVLLESYLETARQMGMEDTSAP